In a single window of the Saccharothrix australiensis genome:
- a CDS encoding ADP-ribosylglycohydrolase family protein, producing MSSSLRGCLLAGAVGDALGGSIEFDRIDRIRDRFGPAGLTDYAPAYGRLGAITDDTQMTLFTLEGLVLARRRGSDPLHEVRVAYGRWLRTQGGPEVAPDGWLLDVPALHQLRAPGNTCLTALRSGVLGTVDAPINDSKGCGAVMRAAPVALWSDDVREVFMLAAATGALTHGHPSGYLSAGVLAVVVRRLLDGAELTDAIDVARDELQRWHGHEEQLVLLDLAVEMGTRGVRPTPEVIETALGGGWVGEEALAIAVLTALAAESTADGLLLAVNHSGDSDSTGALCGNLLGARDGVEAIPEHWLSGLELADVVDRLVAEAAEVFGR from the coding sequence GTGAGCAGTTCCCTCCGCGGTTGCCTGCTGGCCGGCGCGGTCGGCGACGCGCTCGGCGGCTCGATCGAGTTCGACCGCATCGACCGCATCCGGGACCGGTTCGGCCCGGCCGGCCTGACGGACTACGCGCCCGCGTACGGCAGGCTCGGCGCGATCACGGACGACACCCAGATGACCCTGTTCACGCTGGAGGGCCTGGTCCTGGCCCGACGGCGGGGCAGCGACCCCCTGCACGAGGTGCGCGTCGCCTACGGCCGCTGGCTGCGCACGCAGGGCGGGCCGGAGGTGGCGCCCGACGGGTGGCTGCTGGACGTGCCCGCGCTGCACCAGCTCCGCGCGCCGGGCAACACGTGCCTGACGGCGTTGCGGTCCGGCGTGCTGGGCACGGTCGACGCGCCGATCAACGACTCGAAGGGGTGCGGAGCGGTGATGCGCGCCGCGCCGGTGGCGCTGTGGTCCGACGACGTGCGCGAGGTGTTCATGCTGGCCGCGGCCACCGGCGCGCTCACCCACGGCCACCCCAGCGGCTACCTGTCGGCGGGTGTGCTCGCCGTGGTCGTCCGGCGGCTGCTGGACGGCGCGGAGCTGACCGACGCGATCGACGTCGCGCGCGACGAGCTACAGCGGTGGCACGGGCACGAGGAGCAGCTCGTGCTGCTGGACCTGGCCGTGGAGATGGGCACGCGCGGCGTCAGGCCCACGCCGGAGGTGATCGAGACGGCGCTCGGCGGCGGGTGGGTCGGCGAGGAGGCGCTGGCCATCGCGGTGCTCACGGCCCTGGCGGCGGAGAGCACCGCCGACGGGCTGCTGCTGGCGGTGAACCACTCCGGGGACAGCGATTCGACCGGCGCCCTGTGCGGGAACCTGCTCGGGGCGCGGGACGGCGTCGAGGCGATCCCGGAGCACTGGCTGTCCGGCCTGGAGCTCGCCGACGTCGTGGACCGCCTGGTCGCCGAGGCCGCCGAGGTGTTCGGCCGCTGA
- a CDS encoding PadR family transcriptional regulator: MEPLERIGKATVDVLAALLDGDRPRWGLEIIKLTGRPSGSVYPLLDRLERAGWVTSTWDDDADRRGPRRRMYVLTPEGAREAVKVCSARAGGHRAGDRNRGTATARRAQVSR, from the coding sequence GTGGAACCGCTGGAACGCATCGGGAAGGCCACCGTCGACGTGCTCGCGGCGCTGCTCGACGGCGACCGGCCCCGCTGGGGCCTGGAGATCATCAAGCTGACCGGCCGCCCGTCCGGCAGCGTCTACCCGCTGCTCGACCGCCTGGAACGCGCCGGGTGGGTCACCTCGACCTGGGACGACGACGCCGACCGGCGCGGACCGCGCCGCCGGATGTACGTGCTCACCCCCGAGGGCGCTCGGGAAGCGGTCAAGGTGTGCTCGGCCAGGGCCGGCGGCCACCGGGCGGGCGACCGGAACCGCGGGACCGCCACCGCCCGGCGTGCGCAGGTGTCCCGATGA
- a CDS encoding DUF4229 domain-containing protein, with protein MHLGRDVTLYVGARLGMVAVVTAALVLANVPLLVAVAVGVVVALPISMFVFRGLRVRVARGLDERQAARRAEREKLRAQLRGEAG; from the coding sequence GTGCACCTTGGTCGTGATGTGACGCTGTACGTCGGCGCGCGGTTGGGCATGGTCGCCGTGGTCACCGCGGCGCTCGTGCTGGCCAACGTGCCGTTGCTGGTCGCCGTCGCGGTCGGCGTGGTGGTCGCGCTGCCGATCTCGATGTTCGTGTTCCGGGGCCTGCGGGTGCGGGTCGCCCGCGGGTTGGACGAGCGCCAGGCCGCGCGCCGGGCCGAGCGGGAGAAGCTGCGCGCCCAGTTGCGGGGCGAGGCCGGGTAG
- a CDS encoding Lrp/AsnC family transcriptional regulator, with the protein MDALDRQIIAALRENGRATYADLGRKVGLSASAVHERVGKLEATGVIVGYHAVVDPSAVGLGVTALVSIHPTDTADDDELAVSLGELIEVESCYRVAGDESFIVKVRVATVDDLERSLSRLRRIAGVARTRTTVVLSTRFEGRPNTAAGAPEGSA; encoded by the coding sequence GTGGACGCACTTGATCGACAGATCATCGCCGCACTCCGGGAGAACGGCCGGGCCACCTACGCGGACCTGGGCCGCAAGGTGGGGCTGTCCGCCTCCGCCGTGCACGAGCGGGTGGGCAAGCTGGAGGCGACCGGGGTCATCGTCGGCTACCACGCGGTGGTCGACCCGAGCGCCGTCGGCCTGGGGGTGACGGCGCTGGTCAGCATCCACCCCACGGACACCGCGGACGACGACGAGCTGGCCGTGTCGCTGGGCGAGCTGATCGAGGTGGAGTCCTGCTACCGGGTGGCGGGCGACGAGTCGTTCATCGTGAAGGTGCGCGTCGCGACCGTCGACGACCTGGAGCGCTCCCTGAGCCGGCTGCGGCGGATCGCCGGCGTGGCCCGCACCCGGACGACGGTCGTGCTGTCGACGCGCTTCGAGGGGCGTCCCAACACCGCGGCGGGTGCTCCCGAGGGCAGCGCGTAA
- a CDS encoding BldC family transcriptional regulator translates to MTVTQGHQGERLLTPGEVASLFRVDPKTVTRWATAGRIGSIRTPGGHRRFRESEVQALLSQLTTEATEPVRQ, encoded by the coding sequence GTGACCGTGACGCAGGGACACCAGGGGGAACGGCTGCTCACACCGGGCGAGGTGGCCAGCCTGTTCCGCGTCGACCCGAAGACGGTGACCCGCTGGGCCACCGCGGGCCGGATCGGCTCCATCCGGACGCCCGGCGGGCACCGCCGCTTCCGGGAGTCCGAGGTCCAGGCCCTGCTCTCCCAGCTGACCACCGAGGCGACCGAACCGGTCCGCCAGTGA